caatcaattaacAAAGCAGTGGTCAAGAAATTTTCCCTCAATCAACTAACTGATCAgttaaaaagaaagcagaaagagCGCACAAATATTCAAAAGGcttgaattttatatttttttgactTTGACATAACTCATGAAGTGGTGTGCGTGCGCGAGCGTGTGTCCAAGCTAATAGTAATTATAGCCATCTCAGATATTTCTACACAATTTTCCCTTATGTCAGATTTATTAAATAATTAGTCTATtccatgaaaataaacacagttggaaaaaataaatactccaAGTGACCACACAAGAATACACAGCAGACTCACTTTTACATTAATTCAGGGCAAATGTTGGCTAATttcaaaacaagaagaagaggaaaatgactTTTCTTAAGGATGAAAACACAATTCTCTTTAACCACCTTAAACTGTGTAACAACATAAAGCCActaacacacaacaaacaaagagaaacaccTTTAGAAGGAAGATAAATTATTGCTCATTACAGACAACTTAATGCTGAATAAAGCGCATTAAATCAgtctttcataaaaaaacataagTTACAGCCCAGTCTAGTCTGTGAGACATTAAATCTGCAGCATTACAAGGGAACTTTTATTAATACCAGCAGAGAGATGTGAGGATCTGTgaagtgtttggttttttttttttttttctttctctgcaggcTGTGACCTTTCAATGGAAATGGCCTTTGTAAGTTGTTTTCTATTCAGATTTCAGGTGAGCTTTTAATTTTCTGACCCAAAAGCTGATTCATAGTgcagaaaaatactgaaaatgcaTAAAAGTAGACCGTCTcgctctgaaacacacacacacactcacacactggaTAACATTATCGTGGATCAACAGACACATGTAAGAAAAAGTTAACCAAACGTTGTAGCAGTTCAGAGAAACGTGTCTCTGAAAGTCAGATCGGCCCTCCGTCATGAGAAGTCACTCTCACGTGTCGCTGTACATCCTCTTGCAGTCTATGGAGGGGGACGGCGTGTCGGGGCCGATGCTGCCCACCTGTGAGTACGTGTCCTCCGGGGTGCGTGGGAGTCCGGGGGGCGTCATGCGCTTCTCTTTCTGCCTCCGGTTGCAGAACCACACCCGGAccacctccttctccagctgcaAAGTGTCCGCCAGAGAGTTGATCTCCTGCGCGGAGGGTTTGGGACACTTGAGGAAGTGGCTCTCCAGGGCGCCTTTTACGCTCACCTCGATGGACGTGcgctttttcctcttcctgccctGCGTGGCGATCTTGTCGATGCTGGTCGGGCTCCCCGTGGTGGAGTCGGCCTCCTCCAGCCATTTGTTGAGCAGAGGCTTCAGCTTGCACATGTTCTTAAAGCTCAGCTGGAGCGCCTCGAACCGGCAGATGGTGGTCTGTGAGAACACGTTGCCGTACAGGGTCCCCAGGGCCAAGCCCACGTCCGCCTGCGTGAAGCCGAGCTTGATCCGCCGCTGTTTGAACTGTTTGGCGAAGTGCTCCAGGTCGTCGGAGGTCGGGGTGTCCTCGTCGGAGTGCGCGTCGTGGCTCACGCTGCCGTGGTGCTGGTGGAGGTGCGTGTGGTGaccgtggtggtggtggtggtggtggtggtgatggggggggTGCTGGCGGCCGTGGTCCAGCTCGGGGGAGTCCTCCCGCACCAGCCCCGGGTGGAGGAGGTTCTGTCCGGCGTGTGAGCTCAGCATCCCGTTGACGGTGAAGCCGCCCGGCTGGGAGTAGATGAgggactgctgctgctgctgctgctgctgctgccccccctCTGTGATGCTGATGTGCGCTGCGGAGCTGCCTCCCCAGCTGCCCGGGTGCGTCTGATGGGGTCCCAGATGGGGGGACCTGTGGTGCAGAGCGGAGCCGGGGTGGAGGTCCTCCCTGCCGCCGGTTCTCTTCGCTTCTTGCGGCTGGGAGCTGGGGGGCCACGGGGAGCCGGCCTCCACCGCTGCTACCGCGGCTGcggctgctgccgctgccgcgTGAGGCAAAGATGTCATCCACTGGTGGGCATGGCTCAGCATGTGGCCCCCGTTGCTCGCCACCATGGTCCCTTGCATGAAGTCACTCTGCACCATCTTAACCGAAGGGTCCCCTCTGTATCCGCTGGAAACGGTGGTCACAGCGGGGCTGCCCGGCTGCATGCCACCACCCCTCCGGTCCGAGTGAAGGACCGGCCCGGATAGAATCCTGCTGCTGGCGAGGTACGGACTGGAGGTGGCTGCTGCCATCCCACAAAGCATAAATCGGTCTTTGTATTTCTCTCTTCTGCTTGTTCGATTGAAGTCCCACTTTATTCTAATCCATAGCCTAAATAAGGACAGTCAATATCAGcatgagacaaaaaagaaaaaaaagaaaaagaaaagacacttcAAATCACTCCATGAACGGTCAAGTGATAATTTTAGTTGCATAGGAGCTTGTGCCgtgaacaaaaacaagaaaagaaaagtagtTTCGAAAACTTTCGTCTGTCCCGTGAGATCCGCCGTGCGTAATCCGCAGACCCGGTAATGTGCAGGAGCAGCTTTTGTTCCCGTGCCAAACCGGTGAGCTGTCACGCCGCTCACGCACAGCCGGGTCCTGTGATATTGAGCTTTTGAATGCGACGGAATGACACCGAGAGAAAAAGACCTTTGCAGTCTCTGCGGCTCACCGTGTTCGCTCCATCCGGCGCGTCCTCCGCGGAGCGAGAGGAGACGAGCTTGTGTTTACGTTGTGCCAAGGCAGCGCGTTCCCCCCTCCAGCTCCATCCAATTACAACTGGGAGACTCCGCAAAGCCCCCGCTGATTGGACGCACGGCCGGAGAGGAGCTGCTCCAGCCTCGGGTGCACAAAGTTCTTGCtgcacgaaaaaaaaaaagtatgcgagaaaatatccaaataataaataaataaataaataaatacataaaaaaaacataatatggTGTACTGGATGTTCTGTATCTTTACGCACGCGCAGAGCATCAAAatgaggacaaaacaaaaaacaaagattgaaacaaaaacacgtCCCATAAAACAAACTTCTAAACTTTTTTTGAATTGAATACGCATCGTCCGTATTAATTGTGGTTATTGCTGCATTTCTCGAACAATTTCTGAGGAGATGAAGTCATTTTAGGTTTGGCACACCCGACAAAACAATGCCTTCCACAGTTGTGGATTATCTCTTTTATAATAACGCAGTGCAGCGAGGCCTGTGTCAAGGATACTCAAGTCGGCTTTGGGTAAACAGGGGGGGTTTGTACGCCTCTTGCATCTTAATGCGCTCTTCTTTTCATATGGTAAAGGAAAAAAGGCCACAGTGGCATGACGCGCCGCTCTGGCCAGCTCTGAAGGTGCACAAAACCAGgcagcagttgtgtgtttgttgttgtgtctttttttttttttttttttttaaatcatccacagaaaacacaccagTTTCGGTGGGAAGTTTCAATGCTGGGTCAGCTTATGGATGGTCTGTTAAATAAACGTGTAGTGGGGAGTTTTTCCCTGCCTCGGTTTTAAGTGCTTAACAGAGACGCATGAAGTTTTGTGTGGCAGGAGAAGAGAGCCAGGTGCAGCCCAATAAATGTGcaaatttatgtttttcaacGGATTTGTCTTGGATCTTATCCAAAAGGTAAAAGATAtccataaaaatgtattttccccAAAACTGCATAATGAACTGAACTGTTTTATCTGAACAGCTACGtcatttctcattttgcttTCAGGTTTAACGGATTTTAGGACACAGTTCATGTTGAAAGTAGCAAATAGTTTGTTAAATTTTTTGTCAATAGAAGGgtgttttatgatttaaatCACAGAGTTTTGCAGAGTTGTGAAAAGGTTAGAAATGCATTTGAAGTATTTGAAGTTAAACTGAGTATCACTTCTAATAAATAAGCTTCaggaattttaaaatgaaggtttttcaggttttgtttgtttctgtctgtatcatgGAGACTGGTATGAATGTTCTGCATTATCCTTTCAAAAGCGTCCAGCAACCATTTTCTTTATTGTACATTCACTCATACTAAACTCCATTCATTTACCTTCTTGTTGTCAGTGTGCTGTAGCTATGCGACGATACATTTCAACATTGAATAAGGTGTTGCAGTTCAGCCGTGCACAGCTTTAACCTGTCTGACTCCAGAAAATTCACGACTCAGACACCTACTTGAAAACTAGTCCCTTCCTAATGAGGCATCCTTTGTTTATATGTCAAAGCTAACAGCTTTATAAATGGCCAACTACCCATTAAAATGATGATCAGTTTTTAGCCCTGTATAAGAAAAGCTTAAAGGTTGCAAGTCTTTGAAAAATCTACACTGCGGTGCACCTTCCCCCGGCATGACACTTGGTCAAAAATGTTAATTAGTAATTAAGGAAGGATCCTCAGAAAAAATGCTAATCTATAGTTGGGAATGTTGCATATTAATTTGTTAAAGagcaacataaaaatacaacGCGAGTGCCCGCACAAGCCAGAGGTCTTTTGACAACCTGTGAGACTGAACATcctcagttttgtgtttttaatagttggTTTGTCTCCTTCAATAGTTTTACTGTTAGATTGTCCTTGTGGTTTTAGGAAtccagtttggaaaaaaaaaaaacttaaatcatGTGTGTGAAATACAGAGAATGATACATAACACATGAGAGCTGTGCACCATCAAACAAAGTTAAGCCAGGAATATAGTTGGATGGATAAAATATCTCCAAATATTGTAATGGTTATAAGGATTTAATAAGTAATTTGTGATTCACTGTTAAGTGCATTAGCTTTGATTTACACTGAAGCTAACAGACTTATGCAGACTGATTACTGTAGTTAGCTGTTGTTAATGACTAATTACCATTTATCATTAATAAGCGTCATGTGGGGGGATATAAATACCAGCTGGAGGAACTTTTCTTAAATCAGCAACCCAAACATTGCTCCAATTAAAATCTGTAAGGTGGATTTATTAATCAATAACAAAGAAATAGCTTTATGCAACTTATAAAACCCTGTGTTGGATGCAAAGTGACAATTTGGCGCTTTAGAAGACGATGTTTCATTATGATGTGGTAATTTATTCTAAAAGCTAATTGTTGagctgttttcacagagacaaagTAAAAACACGTAGAGAAGCTGTGCAAAAGCCCCACACTGTTTCTCATGTTTCAAACCTACCAACGCACTGTGGAGAAAACCAGACGACTCAGGGAATGCAgtaatgtttttcatgtgttgtgCTGGCTGGTCACAGCACTGGGTCCTCTATTTGTTATTCATGAAGGAAGCTGGGTGAAGAGGCCTTCTTATGATGCACATTTttctccctgctctccctccctccctccttcgcTCGCTCCTCAGAGCTGCTTGACAACTAAGCAAATATGCTGTTTTAGTTGCAGTGAATCCTGCAATTAATCCAGCATAATGAGCATGACATCGTCCACTAATTGACattattgtttcttttagaTTGTCTTCAAATCATTTACACGGatgttgtgtgtgcgtctctctttctttctctccctctcccccctctttctcccctcctctctgtctcccactcCTCGCCCCTCTGTTGAGTCTTCAATATGCAGATCGGCCATTTCTGCCCTGGGGCTATTTTCTTTGGTCGACTTTTGAAATATGCAAATGCTTCCAACAAAAATTgcaaaggagaaaaggaaaaaccttCATCTGGGCTCCAGGAGTTTTCCATTCAAAGAAACAGATGATTTTCTCGTGTTCATGCTCTTGTTCCACTTCTGTTTGCTTTATCAGTCAGGAGCCTGTCTAATTAAGAAgaggaaaacatcaacaataaaaaaaaaataaaaaaaaagaacttatCTGAGAGTATGACAGTGTCACAGAGATTACAGCAAGATATTCCTTTGGCCATTAGTAGTAGTAATTCTAAATCTTTTGAATCATCACCTGTGTTAAAGAGGCTATAAGACAAGGCGAGTCATTGTGTTCCTTCTCGGTGAGACATTTGATTTAGTATTTACAGAATGAACTGCACTGAACTGCAGGTCTTCGCTGCAAACACTGCCAAGAGACCAAAACTTATCTCCCTGGCTTTCATCCCCCACCGACTCTTTATATTCCACCTCTTCAGTGTCATCCAGCGGTTCTGATCATGAGTGTCTTTGACCTTCAGCTCTCCCTGAGTCAGAGGGATCCTTCACAGCATGACTCTCTACCCAAAACCCCCCGCTGAGGGCTTAAATCAGAAGCAGAGGCAGCCgcagagaagagggagagagaggggagagacaaAGTATGGTAGTCAGGCTACAGAGAGTGGGGAAACAGAGGATATGGAGGGGAAATGATCAAAGTATATCCTTTTCCAAAGTCCCCATCCACAAAGACGGAAGGGGACGAGACAAACATGGCCACTTATATTCAGATTTAAAGGCACAAGACATCTGAGGTTTGAACATGTGTCTTAATGCACTGTGATGTGACACTTAAAATTGCTCTTCAGTCAATAAATGAGCTTAAAGATGATTCATAAAGCATGAAAAGTTTTCTGGGACAGACACCCATTTCTTAACTGCACTTGATGTGGTGGAATTACTCATCGCTGAGGGACAcgagaaggaaaagaaagggtgggaggggggggcaacAGTTGTTTACCACACAGGAACAATTGTCAATTACAAACTCCCGCTGTGACACTATAATGACACCCAATGGACAGATGCACTGGTTAAGCACTGTTGTGGGCTGGCCCATTATGTACGAGCAGGGGGAAGTTAATGTGGGAAAATTGCATTGATTAATCTCAGCGGATAATTTGAAAGGGGCCAAAGTGACAAGGAGCAGCACAGAGAAACTACAGCAGGGAAATGGTACAAAGACATTactcatctctctttttcagtgtgtgtgtctctccaggTTGTTGCAGGTGTGTGTCGGGCTGAAATTCGCCCATTTCTAAGTGTCTATATGCATTAACATAATGGTGAAAGATGTTCTTGGAATGATAGCATACGAGTCTATGATGAATATTTATGCTAAACTAAACATGGGAGAGCAACATCTGGGCCATCATTGAAAGAAGAATGGAGGAAATTCAGAGAAGATTAGACTCTTGGGCTTTAGTGCATTCAGATAAAGTCAGGGCTTATACAGAAAACATGGTGTTCGCATAGCTACAAAAAAGAGACAGGGAAGTTGGGTTAAAGAAAGGGAAGTGTGAGTTTTTGAATTTCCTCTTAGCTTTCAGTAAAGTTCGtgctctgaggaaaaaaaaaaaaaaaacattacagctATAATGGTACTTGAATTTGTATCTTCCCACGGTGGCATCTAATGAGATTTTGTCCACATTCTCTTTCTAAAGTTTCCCTGCCCGCCTTCGAATGCGACTGCACACAGAATGACAGAGAAATTTAGTCAGGAAATACCTGCAGCTCTGTAGCCTGTGGCTCCGGACAACTGCAGCCCTGTACCCGGGCCGAGCCGCGAGCCAAGGCAAACAGCGGGTGTCCCTGAAGGGCTGGTCTGGCCGACTCTGGCTGGCCCCGAGCCTTTCATGAATGGACAGATTTCTCTGAGGCCTACATGGTTATAAAGGCTCTCTGTAGTTAAGATGATTTCTCAGGTGGGTTTCAGGGGGAGAGAAGGAAGTATCAGATACTGAAATATTAAGTGACTTCTGATACAAGCGGTAGGACAGATTGTAGCGTCTTTATTCACGGTCCTGTTACACTCCCTTCCATTAGATCTTGGATCATAATTTATTAGGAATAAAAGCGTGCCTGTATTTTATTAGTTATATCCAATTAAAAAACGATGACAGCATTATTTGCTCAGCATTAATGACGGCATACAAAGATGCTCACAGCGTTTGTACATGCATTTTGGCCTAACCTGCGTTCATGCCTGACACGTGTCCAACCGATGTCACCCCACAATGAGCTCTCCACGTCTGTtgcaaaggaggaaaacacGCAAATGCTTTTCAACGTCCACACTTTGATTCTTCTCACAGTTTAACTGAATTAATGAGCAAGGTGCACTCTCTTAAAGTAACAGTGCATGATTACCAAAGAGAATGACTGAAATGATTTACACATTAAAGctacatttaataaaaacatctgtATTTATGATGATTGGTTCACGTTCAATGTCCTAAAAACTAATGTACTAAATCTACTACTCTTTGTCCCATGGATGTAATTATCCAGAAGAAGGAAGTGTGAATTTGACTAgaataactttttctttttt
This portion of the Echeneis naucrates chromosome 21, fEcheNa1.1, whole genome shotgun sequence genome encodes:
- the pou3f3a gene encoding POU domain, class 3, transcription factor 3-A, which encodes MLCGMAAATSSPYLASSRILSGPVLHSDRRGGGMQPGSPAVTTVSSGYRGDPSVKMVQSDFMQGTMVASNGGHMLSHAHQWMTSLPHAAAAAAAAAVAAVEAGSPWPPSSQPQEAKRTGGREDLHPGSALHHRSPHLGPHQTHPGSWGGSSAAHISITEGGQQQQQQQQQSLIYSQPGGFTVNGMLSSHAGQNLLHPGLVREDSPELDHGRQHPPHHHHHHHHHHGHHTHLHQHHGSVSHDAHSDEDTPTSDDLEHFAKQFKQRRIKLGFTQADVGLALGTLYGNVFSQTTICRFEALQLSFKNMCKLKPLLNKWLEEADSTTGSPTSIDKIATQGRKRKKRTSIEVSVKGALESHFLKCPKPSAQEINSLADTLQLEKEVVRVWFCNRRQKEKRMTPPGLPRTPEDTYSQVGSIGPDTPSPSIDCKRMYSDT